A stretch of DNA from Campylobacter concisus ATCC 51562:
GTTCAGTTGGTTAGAATGCCGCCCTGTCACGGCGGAGGTCGCGGGTTCGAGCCCCGTCCGCTGCGCCATCTTTCATTCTTTGACTTTTATTTTTCCTAGTTACTGAAATTCTTAGAAATAGTGTATTTTATTAAAATTTATGCTTTAAAAATCTATGCATAAGACAAATTAAAAAATAAAACCTAAGTTATCACCACCAAATCGCATATATTTAAAAATAAATCTTTTTCTAAAATTTCTAAATAATTGATACAAGACAAATTAAAATTAATATTTTTATCTCTAAGTTATCAAAAAATCAATATAATCGTAAAAATTTAATAAGGGAAATTTATGGCATTTGAAAATGTATTAAAAGCGATTGAAGATATAAAAAATGGCAAAATGGTAATTATGGTCGATGACGAAGACCGTGAGAATGAAGGAGACTTGGTCTTTTCAGCGGCAAGCAGCGATATGCAAAAGGTAAATTTTGCGATCACTCATGCAAAAGGTGTGCTTTGCCTTGCAATGGATGAAGCAAATGCAAAAAGACTTGATTTGCCGCTAATGGTTTCTAAAAATACATCTAGTCATGAAACCGCATTTACTGTCACAATTGACGCAAAGGAAGCAACGACAGGCGTAAGTGCTTATGAGCGAGATATGACGATTAGACTTGCTGCTAGTACTGATTCAGTGCCTGAAAATTTTGTAAGGCCTGGGCATATATTTCCGCTTATTGCAAAAAAAGGTGGTGTCCTCGTTCGTACAGGTCACACTGAAGGATCAGTTGATCTTTGCAAACTCGCTGGCGTTAGTCCAATGGCAGCGATTTGCGAGATCGTAAAAGAAGATGGCACAATGGCAAGACGTGATTATTTGGAGGAATTTTGTAAAAAATTTAACCTAAATATGATAAGCGTTTCTGAATTAGTAGAATACAGACTTAGCCACGAAAGCTTAATAGAGGTTTCGCCCGCAAAGAATGTAAAAATCTGTGGTTTTGAAGCAAAAAGATATGACATAAAAGATCACGAAAATAAAAATCACGCTGCCTATGTTTTCGGAGAGATAAAAGCGCAAACTAATGTAAAATTTCAAAAAATAAGAAAAGATCATGAGCTTTTAAGTGGAGATAAATTTGATAATTTATTAAAGGCATTGGATTTTTTAAGTAAAAATGGCGGAGTGTTGCTATTTTTAGACAGCAATAAAAGCGATGCAAGCTCACAAAAAGATTATGGCATTGGGGCACAAATTTTAAAGTATTTTGGCATAAGCGAAATTGAGCTTTTAAGCTCAAATAAAAATAAAGAATTTGTAAGCCTTGCAGGTTTTGGTCTTGATATAAAGGGCTATAAAGAAATTTAAATAGATAGCCTTTTGGCGCTTTTTATTTAACGCGGATATTAATCATCCTAATAGCAAAATTCTTCACTTGGGAAAATTTTGCCTTTTACATCATTTGCGTAGGATTGCACGCTCTTTCTTACAATATCCGCTCCATCAAGATAGCGTTTTACAAATTTTGGTTTAAAGTCTTCAAAAAACCCAAGCATATCAGACCATACAAGCACTTGTCCATCGACGTTTACTCCAGATCCGATACCAATAACTGGTACATGAACTTGCTTTGTTATCTCGCTAGCCACACTACTCATCGTACCTTCAAGCAAGATACCAAACGCTCCAGCTTGCTCAAATGCCAAAGCCTCTTCAACTAGCCTTTTTGCCTCTATCTCGCTTCTGCCTTTTATCTTATATCCACCTTCAAATTTATAAAACTGAGGCTTTAAGCCAATGTGAGCCATAACGTTTATGCCCTCTTCACAAAGGCGCTTTACTAAATTTACTTGGTGCATGCCAACTTCGAGCTTTGCCGCATCGGCATTTGTCTGTTTAAAAAATTTCATCGCATTTTTTATTGCTTGCTTTTCATTTGTGTAGCTACCAAATGGCATATCAGCCATGATAAAAGTATTTTTAGCTCCATTACAAACTGCCTTTGTATGATAAAGCATGGCGTTCATGTCCGCACTTATCGTACTTTCTTGCATATTAAAACTCATATTTAAGCTATCGCCAACCAAAATAATATCAGCATAATCATCAAAAAGCTTAGCAAATAGCGCATCATAGGCAGTTATCATTACAATAGGCTCAATGCCTTTTTTATTTTTTATATCATTTATGCTTAGTTTTTTCTTCTGAGTTTTTTCATTTTTCATTGCAAGCTCCAAGGATTTTTAGCTAAAAGGCTAACAATTTTATCAAATTTTTGCTACAATTACGCCAATTTCTTAAGGACATAAAAATGGGTATATTAAAAAGGCTTGAAATAGATTACTCTTATGATATAGTTGAAGAATTTTTATCTCACTATGCTTTAATGTGCGATTTACTCGAGCCTTTGATAATAAATTTAGGAAGAGCTGATAAATATAAAGATAGTATCTTAGAGCTTACTAGGATTTTTCATAATATTAAATCAGCAGCAGGGTTCATGCATCTTGATCCGATATTAAAGCTTACAACTTTAGCTGAAGAGATAACTCAAGAGGCAAGAAGTCTAAAAGGACCAGCAAATGATAAATTTATAGATTGGTTGCTGCTTATTAGCGATCAGTTTAATAAATATAAAGATGATGTCGAGAACGATTTTGAATATTTTAGCGTTCTTGAGCCAAAAATCATTGATGTGCCTGCAAAACTTAACTAAATAATTCACTAACCATTTTATTTTTTGGGAGCGACTTGGCTTCGACAGGAGCAGAGTGTGTACGGTGGCACGTCGCTTTGAGCAAAGCGTAAAAAGCTCAAATTAAATT
This window harbors:
- a CDS encoding bifunctional 3,4-dihydroxy-2-butanone 4-phosphate synthase/GTP cyclohydrolase II; translation: MAFENVLKAIEDIKNGKMVIMVDDEDRENEGDLVFSAASSDMQKVNFAITHAKGVLCLAMDEANAKRLDLPLMVSKNTSSHETAFTVTIDAKEATTGVSAYERDMTIRLAASTDSVPENFVRPGHIFPLIAKKGGVLVRTGHTEGSVDLCKLAGVSPMAAICEIVKEDGTMARRDYLEEFCKKFNLNMISVSELVEYRLSHESLIEVSPAKNVKICGFEAKRYDIKDHENKNHAAYVFGEIKAQTNVKFQKIRKDHELLSGDKFDNLLKALDFLSKNGGVLLFLDSNKSDASSQKDYGIGAQILKYFGISEIELLSSNKNKEFVSLAGFGLDIKGYKEI
- the panB gene encoding 3-methyl-2-oxobutanoate hydroxymethyltransferase; translation: MKNEKTQKKKLSINDIKNKKGIEPIVMITAYDALFAKLFDDYADIILVGDSLNMSFNMQESTISADMNAMLYHTKAVCNGAKNTFIMADMPFGSYTNEKQAIKNAMKFFKQTNADAAKLEVGMHQVNLVKRLCEEGINVMAHIGLKPQFYKFEGGYKIKGRSEIEAKRLVEEALAFEQAGAFGILLEGTMSSVASEITKQVHVPVIGIGSGVNVDGQVLVWSDMLGFFEDFKPKFVKRYLDGADIVRKSVQSYANDVKGKIFPSEEFCY
- a CDS encoding histidine phosphotransferase; translation: MGILKRLEIDYSYDIVEEFLSHYALMCDLLEPLIINLGRADKYKDSILELTRIFHNIKSAAGFMHLDPILKLTTLAEEITQEARSLKGPANDKFIDWLLLISDQFNKYKDDVENDFEYFSVLEPKIIDVPAKLN